The Rhodothermales bacterium genome contains the following window.
TCCCGATGCAGACGGCGCTGGCGCGAGGAGCCGGAGCACGTTCTTGACCGGAGGCCCGTCCCTCTTCCCCCATCCAACGCTTCATACGCTGTGATACACTCTATGAATCGAATCGACTGGAAGACGATCATGGCCGCTGTCGGCGTCGCCGGGACCGCGGCCTTCGTCGGCAACATGCTCACGATCGGCCTGGGCTTCGGTGGCTACTGGCAGAGCCTGGACCCGACCGTGTTCATGGCCTGGTTCGCGGAGAACTTCTTCCGCTTCCTCATCCCGACCGTAATGAGCGTATTGCCGTTCTCCCTCGTCGGGCTCGGCGCGTCGGTCTGGCTCGCACGAAAGGACCGATCCACGCAGCGCTATTGGACGGGGGCCCTCGCCTGCGTCGTCGTCGCGTGCCTCATCACCGCCGTGTATCACCTCCCGACGAACTTCGCGTTCGCGTCGCAGACGATGAGTCCGGCCGAGACGAGCGCGACGCTCTCGACGTGGCTGCTGATGCATTGGGTGCGTGTGGCGTTCGCCCTCGTGGGGACGGGGCTGAGCCTGGAGGCCTTCCGACGCGGGGCCGCTAGAGCGCAGATCATGTTGATGTAAGCGAGTAGCCACAGTGCCTGATCCACGCCCCCACCTCCTCCACGCTCACCGCTTCCAGCGCCTCGGCCACCGCCGCGCGCAGGGCCTCCCGCGTACGGGCTCCGACGGCCCGC
Protein-coding sequences here:
- a CDS encoding DUF1772 domain-containing protein, with product MNRIDWKTIMAAVGVAGTAAFVGNMLTIGLGFGGYWQSLDPTVFMAWFAENFFRFLIPTVMSVLPFSLVGLGASVWLARKDRSTQRYWTGALACVVVACLITAVYHLPTNFAFASQTMSPAETSATLSTWLLMHWVRVAFALVGTGLSLEAFRRGAARAQIMLM